The following proteins are co-located in the Myxocyprinus asiaticus isolate MX2 ecotype Aquarium Trade chromosome 18, UBuf_Myxa_2, whole genome shotgun sequence genome:
- the LOC127456318 gene encoding transcription factor Maf-like, producing MASELALSSSDLPTSPLAMEYVNDFDLMKFEVKKEPLEPDRSISQCSRLIAGGSLSSTPMSTPCSSVPPSPSFSAPSPGSGSSEQKAHLEDFYWMTGYQQQHQLNPEALGFSPEDAVEALINSTHQLQSFDGYARGQQFGGAAGAGGTMAGEEMGSAAAVVSAVIAAAAAQNGAPHHHHHHHNHHSHQQHPTPGVQSSGGNPGSSHHQHPHLDDRFSDEQLVTMSVRELNRQLRGVGKEEVIRLKQKRRTLKNRGYAQSCRYKRVQQRHVLEGEKSQLMQQVDHLKQEISRLVRERDAYKEKYEKLVSSGFRENSSSSDNNPSSPEFFMSSRKFLHL from the exons ATGGCATCAGAGCTGGCACTGAGCAGCTCCGACCTGCCCACCAGTCCCCTGGCCATGGAATATGTTAATGACTTCGATCTGATGAAGTTTGAGGTGAAGAAAGAGCCACTGGAGCCCGATCGCAGCATCAGCCAGTGCAGCCGCCTGATCGCCGGGGGCTCCCTGTCTTCCACCCCTATGAGCACGCCCTGCAGTTCAGTTCCGCCCTCGCCGAGCTTCTCGGCGCCCAGCCCGGGCTCCGGGAGCAGCGAGCAGAAGGCGCACCTGGAAGACTTTTACTGGATGACGGGCTACCAGCAGCAGCATCAGCTCAACCCGGAGGCGCTGGGTTTCAGCCCCGAGGACGCGGTGGAGGCGCTCATCAACAGCACGCACCAGCTGCAGAGCTTCGACGGCTATGCGCGAGGGCAGCAGTTCGGCGGAGCGGCCGGCGCGGGAGGTACGATGGCCGGGGAGGAGATGGGCTCCGCCGCCGCGGTGGTGTCCGCAGTCATCGCAGCCGCCGCGGCGCAGAACGGGGCGcctcaccaccaccaccaccatcacaACCATCACAGCCACCAGCAGCACCCGACTCCAGGGGTCCAGTCCAGCGGCGGCAACCCCGGCAGCAGCCACCACCAGCACCCGCACCTTGACGACCGCTTCTCGGACGAGCAGCTGGTCACCATGTCCGTGCGCGAGCTCAACCGCCAGCTGCGCGGCGTCGGCAAAGAGGAGGTGATCCGCCTCAAACAGAAGAGGAGAACCCTCAAAAACAGAGGCTATGCCCAGTCGTGTCGCTACAAGAGGGTCCAGCAGAGGCACGTCCTGGAGGGCGAGAAGAGCCAGCTCATGCAGCAGGTGGACCACCTCAAGCAGGAGATCTCCAGACTGGTGCGCGAGAGAGACGCGTACAAAGAGAAGTACGAGAAGCTCGTGAGCAGCGGCTTCCGAGAAAACTCGTCGAGCAGCGACAACAACCCCTCATCCCCGGAGTTTTTCAT gtcttCCAGAAAGTTTCTTCATCTGTGA